A single Lolium perenne isolate Kyuss_39 chromosome 6, Kyuss_2.0, whole genome shotgun sequence DNA region contains:
- the LOC127334432 gene encoding sm-like protein LSM1B: protein MSWAGPDELLLSTSLAGFLDKKLIVLLRDGRKLLGTLCSFDQFANVVLQGACERVIVGELYCDVPLGLYVIRGENVVLIGELDSEKDELPAHMTCVPEAEIRKAEKAEREARDLKGSMRKRMEFLDFD from the exons ATGTCTTGGGCCGGCCCGGACGAGCTCCTCCTCTCGACCTCCCTTGCCGGCTTCTTGGACA AGAAACTCATAGTCCTATTACGAGACGGAAGGAAGCTGCTTGGCACCCTGTGTTCATTTGATCAGTTTG CAAATGTTGTTCTCCAAGGTGCTTGTGAACGAGTGATTGTTGGAGAACTATATTGTGATGTTCCTCTTGGTCTTTATGTCATCCGGGGAGAGAACGTTGTTTTAATCGGTGAATTG GATAGTGAGAAGGATGAACTCCCTGCTCACATGACTTGTGTTCCGGAGGCGGAAATAAGAAAG GCTGAAAAGGCGGAAAGAGAAGCAAGAGACCTCAAGGGCTCAATGAGGAAACGTATGGAGTTCCTGGACTTTGATTAG
- the LOC127330369 gene encoding uncharacterized protein: MYGHMSTIHRYSTEDARPNKRQDTSHSRGHRAHKNERAAARPRMGDAPCNVTPRRRQKGALLWRGLGRRRRLPIVRLGGGGTAAGAGGGRVRGRGLLRRLRLRWLLRAVRKLAAVYMAALQPPPGPHGASSSCHPWIGIEPCFATPFVPNARPFW, from the coding sequence ATGTATGGACATATGTCCACCATACACCGATACTCGACTGAAGACGCGCGCCCAAACAAAAGGCAAGATACAAGCCATAGCCGTGGCCACCGAGCGCACAAGAACGAGAGAGCAGCCGCGCGCCCAAGGATGGGGGACGCGCCATGCAACGTCACGCCGCGCCGACGCCAGAAGGGGGCGCTGCTGTGGCGCGGCCTCGGCCGGCGCCGGAGGCTCCCCATCGTCCGGCtgggcggcggcggcacggcAGCAGGGGCTGGGGGCGGCCGCGTCCGCGGGCGCGGGCTCCTGCGGCGGCTCCGGCTGCGCTGGCTCCTCCGCGCCGTCCGCAAGCTGGCCGCGGTCTACATGGCCGCGCTCCAGCCACCGCCGGGGCCGCACGGCGCGTCGTCGTCATGCCACCCGTGGATCGGCATCGAGCCCTGCTTCGCCACCCCCTTCGTGCCCAACGCCCGCCCCTTCTGGTGA